The genome window AGAAGAACAGGCTGAAGAAAAACAAGGCTGAGATTGAAGAACAGAACGAGAAGCAGAAAGAGATGAATGCACAGCTCACCGAACTGAACCAGCAGCTGATAGAGACCAATATCAAGCGAGAGACCTACATGCGCCTCTTTATGGACATCAGTGCGGCTTATATCAGCAAGTTATCAGATTACCGCAAACTGGTAAGCCGTAAGATCAAGGCAAACCAGACCGCCGATTTGCTGAAGAGTCTCAACACCAATAAATTGGAAGAAGAGGAATCACAGATGTTCTACAACCGGTTCGATAAGGCATTCATGGAATTGTATCCGGGTTTCGTTACTGAGTTGAACAAGCTCCTGCTGCCAGAATGTCAAATGGAAGTTCCTACTACGCACGACCTGACTACTGAGATTCGCATCTTTGCCCTGATGCGACTGGGTGTAACCGACAGCCAGGAGATTGCCACCCTGCTGCATTACTCCACCCAGACCATCTATAACTACAAGTCTGGAATGCGAGCAAAAGCGATTAATCGAGATACATTCGAATCAGATATCAATCAGCTTTGCCACATCATTAATAGTTAATAATTAATAGTTTATAGCATAAACCGCTTTGACAATCTTGCTCAACGGCGCAGCCTCTATAAACTATAAACTATTAACTGTAAACTATTAACTAGCTTCTGTGTATCACGGTTCCGTTAGCCTGATGTGTAGCAAGAACCAGCACCTCAGCTATTTGCACGTGTTCTGGGGCACTTGCAGCATAGAAGGCAACATCTGCCACGTCATCGCCGTTAAGAGGCTCTATGCCGCGGTAAACGTTGTCTGCGCGGTTCTGGTCACCATGGAAACGGATGTTAGAGAAGTTGGTTTCAACCAAA of Segatella copri contains these proteins:
- a CDS encoding DUF6377 domain-containing protein is translated as MAAFLFVFPKTGTFFSALRFLWGLIGVSMALVIILILSFVNNRQKNRLKKNKAEIEEQNEKQKEMNAQLTELNQQLIETNIKRETYMRLFMDISAAYISKLSDYRKLVSRKIKANQTADLLKSLNTNKLEEEESQMFYNRFDKAFMELYPGFVTELNKLLLPECQMEVPTTHDLTTEIRIFALMRLGVTDSQEIATLLHYSTQTIYNYKSGMRAKAINRDTFESDINQLCHIINS